A stretch of Arachis hypogaea cultivar Tifrunner chromosome 15, arahy.Tifrunner.gnm2.J5K5, whole genome shotgun sequence DNA encodes these proteins:
- the LOC112750301 gene encoding uncharacterized protein, which yields MQEEMETKLQERMEAMKSQMLYGFNIFLNQLQKNLPGVEISNLSFMSTTLYEKEVEATATTHHEVTTAIEKEVLSNSKSASRNILESSTITEGVSKSQAKLLPRTKKKNVIVSPKQKQALYSSSTQEIFDLKLEKKKHDQHKKKLKKKKVVC from the exons ATGCAAGAGGAGATGGAAACAAAACTTCAAGAAAGAATGGAAGCCATGAAGTCTCAGATGTTGTAtggatttaatatatttttaaatcagCTACAAAAAAACCTCCCAGGAGTAGAGATTTCGAATCTGTCTTTCATGTCAACTACTCTATATGAGAAGGAAGTAGAAGCTACTGCAACAACACATCATGAAGTTACTACTGCTATTGAAAAAGAG GTTCTAAGTAACTCAAAGTCAGCTAGTAGAAATATTCTAGAATCATCTACTATTACAGAAGGTGTTTCTAAGTCTCAAGCTAAGCTATTACCTCgaacaaagaagaagaatgtgATTGTTTCACCTAAACAGAAGCAG GCtctttattcttcttctactcaagAGATTTTCGACTTGAAATTGGAGAAAAAGAAGCATGATCAAcataagaaaaaattaaagaagaagaaagtggtGTGTTAG